A genome region from Gemmatimonadota bacterium includes the following:
- a CDS encoding cupin domain-containing protein, giving the protein MPVEYVPDRKRFSIDKFQKVNLFDTEHMFCDIYCFEPGQEQKAHSHAENDKIYYVLEGVGDFTVGDETIEGIPGTAVLCPPGVDHGVLNTGAGRLVVLVFMAPHP; this is encoded by the coding sequence ATGCCGGTGGAATACGTACCGGATCGAAAACGGTTTTCGATCGACAAGTTTCAGAAGGTCAATCTCTTCGATACCGAGCACATGTTCTGCGACATCTACTGTTTCGAACCCGGACAGGAACAGAAGGCGCACAGCCACGCCGAAAACGACAAGATCTACTACGTTTTGGAGGGCGTCGGCGATTTCACCGTCGGCGATGAAACGATAGAAGGCATTCCCGGAACTGCCGTGCTCTGCCCTCCCGGTGTGGATCACGGCGTGCTCAACACGGGGGCCGGCCGGCTGGTGGTGCTGGTGTTCATGGCGCCCCATCCGTGA